Proteins from one Sulfurospirillum tamanense genomic window:
- a CDS encoding diguanylate cyclase domain-containing protein yields the protein MKVIHLFLLTLFFFHAPTLLANAPLASLTQSERAWLAENPTIRVGMDSDYAPYEWLGADGHFVGMAVDYLHLMEQKLGVRFEIIKGKSWDEAIEMTKRGEIDLLTSIVQTPERLKHFTFSPPYRNTRTMIVDNGQGHFIGDLKHLASKRVAIEKGYFTQEMLTTHYPQIELVLVGSTAQALRYVLEGKADAYVGDMSAIDYAMWAEGLQGLRFSGQTEFASEHRFAFSKHSPHVASIINKGMASITEEERNAIYNRWIGMRIQQGVKAQTLMLYGAFVGLLALVFGVMYYRLRREIQHRKAMEKHYRHLAEDVLDVIWRTDGELRVTYISPSDERLRGFKAEEVLGTHVFEMFTPEGVEILKVQMRKRAEAEAKGSPIDFARFQVQHVCKDGSLIWGEILSKPERNEKGEIIGYHGITREMTEQKLLQEQIRNLAFYDALTQLPNRLLLTERLHQVHLNNKRESCYSAVMFLDLDNFKSLNDTHGHSVGDLLLCQVAERLKQCVREVDTVARFGGDEFVVLLGGLHEEKEIAERYAENVAQKISKSLCTTYILNAQDQRVEHHCTASIGIVVFDAAKESEDDILKHADTAMYKAKESGKNTICMWGYL from the coding sequence ATGAAGGTTATCCACCTTTTTCTTTTAACTCTTTTTTTCTTCCATGCGCCCACACTTTTGGCCAATGCGCCCCTAGCTTCTTTGACCCAAAGCGAGCGAGCGTGGCTTGCAGAAAATCCAACCATTCGCGTAGGGATGGACTCGGATTATGCGCCTTATGAGTGGCTTGGTGCGGACGGGCATTTTGTGGGGATGGCGGTGGATTACCTGCACTTAATGGAGCAAAAGCTAGGCGTGCGTTTTGAGATTATCAAAGGCAAATCTTGGGATGAAGCCATTGAGATGACCAAAAGAGGCGAAATCGATCTTCTCACCAGTATCGTACAAACCCCTGAACGTTTAAAGCACTTTACCTTTTCGCCTCCTTATCGCAACACCAGAACAATGATAGTCGACAACGGCCAAGGCCATTTTATTGGAGATTTAAAGCACCTTGCGTCCAAAAGAGTAGCCATCGAAAAGGGGTACTTTACGCAAGAAATGCTCACGACCCATTACCCTCAAATCGAGCTTGTGTTGGTGGGTAGCACCGCCCAAGCCCTGCGTTATGTTTTAGAAGGTAAGGCCGATGCGTACGTGGGCGATATGAGCGCCATTGATTATGCGATGTGGGCGGAGGGATTACAAGGACTTCGTTTTTCAGGGCAAACCGAGTTTGCAAGCGAGCACCGTTTTGCCTTTTCAAAACATAGTCCGCATGTGGCTTCCATTATCAATAAAGGGATGGCTTCCATTACCGAAGAAGAGCGCAATGCCATCTACAATCGCTGGATTGGCATGCGTATCCAGCAAGGAGTTAAAGCGCAAACCCTCATGCTTTACGGCGCTTTTGTGGGGCTTTTGGCATTGGTTTTTGGGGTGATGTACTACAGGTTACGCCGTGAGATACAACACCGAAAAGCGATGGAAAAGCATTACCGTCATTTGGCAGAAGACGTGTTGGATGTCATTTGGCGAACAGACGGAGAGTTGCGGGTTACGTACATTAGCCCTTCGGATGAACGGCTACGGGGGTTTAAGGCCGAAGAGGTATTGGGCACGCATGTTTTTGAGATGTTTACGCCTGAGGGTGTTGAAATCCTTAAAGTGCAGATGCGAAAAAGAGCAGAGGCAGAGGCAAAAGGTTCTCCGATAGATTTTGCCCGTTTTCAAGTCCAGCATGTGTGCAAAGACGGGAGTTTGATTTGGGGTGAAATCCTCTCCAAGCCCGAGCGCAATGAAAAAGGGGAAATCATTGGCTACCACGGCATCACTCGCGAAATGACCGAGCAAAAGCTTTTGCAAGAACAGATTAGAAATCTAGCCTTTTACGATGCGTTGACACAGCTACCCAATCGTCTTTTGCTTACCGAGCGCCTGCATCAGGTTCATCTAAACAATAAGCGAGAATCTTGCTACAGTGCGGTGATGTTTCTTGATTTGGACAATTTCAAATCCCTCAACGACACCCACGGCCATAGCGTGGGGGATTTGTTGCTATGTCAAGTGGCTGAGAGATTAAAACAATGCGTACGAGAGGTTGACACGGTCGCACGGTTTGGCGGCGATGAGTTTGTTGTGCTTTTGGGTGGATTGCACGAAGAAAAAGAGATTGCTGAGCGTTATGCGGAAAATGTGGCGCAAAAGATAAGTAAAAGCCTTTGCACCACGTATATATTAAACGCACAAGACCAACGAGTAGAGCACCACTGTACAGCGAGTATTGGGATTGTTGTTTTTGATGCGGCAAAGGAGAGCGAGGACGATATTCTAAAACACGCCGATACTGCCATGTACAAAGCCAAAGAATCAGGCAAAAATACCATTTGCATGTGGGGCTACCTTTAG
- a CDS encoding MFS transporter: MEATQGFDNQGKAILQHKTFQKDKVFTLSFAHLAHDTYSAFLAPILPLLIDKLGISLFMSAFLDIARSVPALLNPFFGLIAEKTGIKYFVILTPAITAMSMSLIGLATSYSVVFILLFVAGISAALFHVPSPTMVKESSGEKVGTGMSFFMVGGELARTLGPLLVTAGISLWGLEGMYKLMPLGLIASIILYIKLKDFDTNRPVQKPKEKGDTKRVLKTFTPFLSALAGFILFQSAMKRALTLYLPVYLIAQGQSLWYAGISLSVLQGFGVLGAMFSGHISDKIGRQNTLLVASSGSVVAMALFIFSGHMVFLALLGLFLLSTGPVLMASVQDTNSNMPTFLNSMYMSINFGVSSFVVFGVGLAGDIWGLHVTYIVCNIIALGCIPMAFLLGKALLKA, from the coding sequence ATGGAAGCAACACAAGGGTTTGATAATCAAGGAAAAGCTATTTTGCAACACAAGACGTTTCAAAAAGACAAGGTCTTTACCCTCTCTTTTGCCCACTTGGCGCACGATACCTACTCGGCCTTTTTGGCGCCCATTTTACCTCTTTTGATAGACAAGCTTGGGATTAGCCTTTTTATGAGCGCTTTTTTAGACATCGCGCGAAGTGTTCCTGCGCTATTAAATCCTTTTTTTGGCCTCATTGCCGAGAAAACGGGGATTAAATATTTTGTAATTTTAACCCCCGCTATTACGGCTATGAGCATGAGCCTCATTGGCCTTGCAACTTCGTATAGTGTGGTTTTTATCCTTTTGTTTGTGGCAGGTATTTCGGCCGCACTTTTTCATGTGCCTTCGCCTACGATGGTCAAAGAATCAAGCGGCGAAAAAGTGGGCACAGGGATGAGCTTTTTCATGGTCGGTGGTGAGCTTGCTAGGACGCTTGGGCCCTTGCTTGTGACCGCGGGAATTTCCCTGTGGGGGCTAGAAGGGATGTACAAACTCATGCCCCTTGGCCTCATCGCCTCCATCATTCTCTACATTAAGCTTAAAGACTTTGACACCAACAGGCCCGTGCAAAAACCAAAAGAAAAAGGCGACACCAAGCGAGTGCTAAAAACATTCACACCATTTTTAAGCGCTTTGGCGGGGTTTATCTTGTTTCAATCAGCCATGAAGCGTGCTTTGACACTCTACCTCCCCGTGTACCTCATCGCCCAAGGGCAAAGCCTGTGGTATGCGGGGATTTCCCTTTCTGTTTTACAGGGTTTTGGCGTTTTGGGCGCGATGTTTTCAGGGCATATTTCCGACAAAATTGGCAGGCAAAACACCCTTCTCGTTGCAAGCAGTGGTTCGGTTGTCGCCATGGCGCTTTTTATCTTTTCGGGGCATATGGTTTTTTTGGCGCTGTTGGGGCTTTTTTTGCTTTCAACTGGCCCTGTACTCATGGCAAGCGTGCAAGACACAAACTCCAACATGCCCACTTTTCTCAACAGCATGTACATGTCTATCAACTTTGGGGTAAGCTCTTTTGTTGTCTTTGGCGTTGGTTTAGCGGGGGATATTTGGGGTTTACATGTAACGTACATCGTCTGCAACATCATTGCCCTTGGGTGTATTCCTATGGCGTTTTTATTGGGAAAGGCTCTTTTAAAAGCGTAG